A single genomic interval of Terriglobus albidus harbors:
- a CDS encoding ATP-grasp domain-containing protein, whose product MKTIGVLFGMENTFPGALVENINARGLDGIRAEFVQVGGVEMDAASGYDVIVDRISHDIPFYRSFLKNAALRGTQIINNPFWWSADDKFFNYALASRAGVAVPRTVLLPSKQLPPNTTERSMRNLQYPLDWDTIFSYVGFPAFLKPHDGGGWRDVYHVHNAEEFFHAYDQTRDLCMVLQAAVNFTEYFRCYVVGQKKVRIMQYDPRRPYHERYVHDGPAPAKALLKRVEKDALTLCQALGYDLNTVEFACENGVPYAIDFMNPAPDADLHSVGKANFDWVVNAVADLAIARSKLSGKPPELKWSALLGAPEEKPAKKSSKKPPMTPKAPKPPKTPKKK is encoded by the coding sequence GTGAAGACGATCGGCGTTCTCTTTGGCATGGAAAACACCTTCCCCGGCGCCCTGGTGGAAAACATCAATGCGCGCGGGCTCGACGGCATTCGGGCAGAGTTTGTGCAGGTTGGCGGTGTCGAGATGGACGCGGCTTCGGGCTACGACGTCATCGTCGACCGCATCTCGCATGACATTCCCTTCTATCGCAGCTTCTTGAAGAACGCCGCTCTCCGCGGAACGCAGATCATCAATAACCCTTTCTGGTGGTCGGCGGACGACAAGTTCTTCAACTATGCCCTGGCCTCCCGGGCCGGGGTTGCGGTTCCGCGCACGGTGCTTTTGCCCTCCAAGCAACTGCCTCCGAACACCACGGAGCGCTCCATGCGCAACCTGCAGTATCCGCTCGACTGGGACACGATCTTCAGTTACGTCGGGTTCCCCGCCTTTCTGAAGCCGCACGACGGCGGCGGCTGGCGCGATGTCTACCATGTCCATAACGCGGAAGAGTTTTTCCACGCGTACGACCAGACCCGCGACCTGTGCATGGTGCTGCAGGCGGCCGTGAATTTCACAGAGTACTTCCGCTGCTACGTCGTCGGCCAGAAGAAGGTGCGCATCATGCAGTACGATCCGCGGCGGCCGTACCATGAGCGTTATGTGCACGACGGTCCGGCGCCGGCCAAGGCACTGCTGAAGCGCGTCGAGAAAGATGCCCTGACCCTCTGCCAGGCGCTCGGTTACGACCTGAATACGGTGGAGTTCGCCTGTGAGAATGGCGTTCCCTATGCGATCGATTTCATGAATCCGGCGCCCGACGCTGACCTGCACTCCGTCGGCAAAGCGAATTTTGACTGGGTGGTGAATGCCGTCGCCGACCTGGCGATCGCACGGAGCAAGCTGAGCGGCAAACCTCCTGAGCTGAAGTGGTCTGCCCTTCTCGGTGCTCCGGAGGAAAAGCCGGCGAAGAAGTCCTCAAAGAAGCCGCCGATGACTCCGAAAGCTCCAAAGCCTCCGAAAACGCCGAAGAAAAAGTAG
- a CDS encoding ABC transporter ATP-binding protein, translating into MSEKTTNQNPWRERVAALRNVPMVLTIMWRSSKAAVIWGVILRIIVALCPFAAAKIVQYIINDIADTLRGRSLDPRFWYLVAAEIGINVLLGLMMRAIDFSDALLANSYTHYASVKVMEQAARLDLTTYENPIFHDRLERARVQATDRLVMIQQIGRLLQQIITTFVFSAALVLASPWLVLLMLVGVLPSFLGETHFAFLGYAKNFRQTPAKRQMDYLRQVAGSRDGAKEIKLFGLSHYFTGKFDELARGIHAEDTAFARRKLLIGGLLNVVSTLGYYGAYVYVIWRTIQGEYSIGYFTFLTASIQQANSNLQQVFSTASGIADQALFLTDLIEFFRMEPTVRSDPKGLPAPNPIRQGFEFRNVSFTYPGTNRTVLKNFTFTLRPGERVALIGENGQGKTTIVKLITRLYDPTEGQILLDGRDLREYKLEELHHEIGVIFQDFMKYEMSARENIGVGRVDRKLDAGEIEYAAHKSLADTVVAKLEHGYDQLLGRRFEGGVELSGGEWQRIALARAYLRDAQLLILDEPTAALDARSELEVFERFAELTQGKMALLISHRFSTVRMADRIVVLSGGRLIEEGNHQKLMESGGLYAEMFEMQAASYR; encoded by the coding sequence ATGAGCGAGAAGACCACCAACCAGAACCCCTGGCGCGAACGCGTTGCCGCGCTGCGCAACGTGCCGATGGTGCTCACGATTATGTGGCGCTCCAGCAAAGCCGCCGTGATCTGGGGTGTGATCCTGCGGATCATCGTGGCGCTGTGCCCCTTTGCCGCCGCCAAGATCGTACAGTACATCATCAATGACATTGCGGATACGCTGCGCGGGCGCTCGCTCGATCCGCGATTCTGGTATCTGGTCGCTGCCGAGATCGGTATCAACGTTCTGCTTGGTCTCATGATGCGGGCAATCGATTTCAGCGATGCGCTGCTGGCCAACAGCTACACCCATTACGCCTCGGTCAAAGTGATGGAGCAGGCCGCCCGGCTGGACCTGACCACCTACGAAAATCCGATCTTCCACGACCGTCTGGAGCGCGCACGGGTGCAGGCAACGGACCGCCTGGTGATGATTCAGCAGATCGGCCGCCTCTTGCAGCAGATCATCACGACCTTCGTCTTCTCCGCGGCCCTGGTACTGGCGTCGCCGTGGCTGGTGTTGCTGATGCTGGTGGGTGTGCTGCCATCGTTCCTCGGCGAGACCCACTTTGCTTTCCTCGGCTATGCCAAGAACTTTCGGCAGACACCGGCAAAGCGGCAGATGGACTACCTTCGCCAGGTGGCCGGCAGCCGCGACGGCGCCAAAGAGATCAAGCTCTTCGGTCTGAGCCATTACTTCACCGGCAAGTTCGACGAGCTGGCGCGGGGGATCCATGCCGAAGACACCGCCTTTGCGCGTCGCAAGCTGCTGATCGGCGGCCTGCTGAATGTTGTCAGCACCCTGGGCTACTACGGCGCCTACGTCTACGTCATCTGGAGGACGATCCAGGGCGAGTACAGCATCGGCTACTTCACCTTCCTTACGGCATCGATCCAGCAGGCCAACTCGAACCTGCAGCAGGTCTTCTCCACGGCCTCCGGTATCGCCGATCAGGCACTGTTCCTCACCGATCTGATCGAATTCTTCCGCATGGAACCGACGGTCAGGTCCGATCCCAAGGGCCTACCGGCGCCAAATCCCATTCGTCAAGGATTCGAGTTCCGTAATGTGTCGTTTACCTATCCCGGAACCAACCGTACGGTGCTCAAAAACTTCACCTTCACGCTTCGCCCCGGAGAGCGTGTTGCCCTGATCGGTGAGAACGGACAGGGAAAGACAACCATCGTCAAACTCATCACGCGGCTGTATGACCCTACCGAGGGCCAGATCCTTCTGGATGGCCGCGACCTGCGCGAGTACAAGCTGGAGGAGTTGCACCACGAGATCGGCGTCATTTTTCAGGACTTCATGAAGTACGAGATGAGTGCGCGCGAAAACATCGGCGTCGGCCGTGTTGACCGCAAACTCGATGCGGGCGAGATCGAATATGCCGCCCACAAAAGTCTCGCTGACACTGTGGTGGCGAAGCTGGAGCACGGCTACGACCAGCTTCTGGGCCGGCGTTTCGAGGGCGGTGTGGAGCTCTCGGGCGGTGAGTGGCAGCGTATCGCGCTGGCGCGCGCCTATCTGCGGGACGCGCAGTTGCTGATTCTCGATGAGCCCACGGCGGCACTCGACGCCCGCAGTGAGCTTGAGGTCTTTGAACGCTTTGCCGAACTGACGCAGGGCAAGATGGCGCTGCTGATCTCGCACCGCTTTTCGACCGTCCGCATGGCAGATCGCATCGTAGTGCTGAGCGGCGGTCGTTTGATCGAAGAAGGAAATCACCAGAAGTTGATGGAATCCGGTGGGCTCTACGCCGAGATGTTTGAGATGCAAGCGGCAAGTTACCGCTAA
- a CDS encoding carboxylate-amine ligase has protein sequence MRPSFTLGIEEEYQTVDPESRDLRSHIATEMLAKGRLRLEERVKAEMHQSVVEVGTRVCRNIEAAREDLYDLRRNMVRLAEEHGLLLVAGATHPFADWRVQEIYPDDRYKRVVEDLQLVARANLIFGLHVHVGIEDREAAIRIMNSMRYFLPHILALSTNSPFWLGMETGYKSYRAKVFENFPRTNLPDSFASYSEFENYVNLLIKTNTIDNAKKIWWDVRPHPFFNTVEVRICDIPLRAEESIAIAALIQATAAKLYKLHEANVDFRQYSRALLMENKFRAVRYGLDGKLIDFGKETEVAERDLIREYLAFVDDVLDELGSRAAVEELHNILERGSGADRQLAVFRQTGSLRAVVDYMAAETRAGL, from the coding sequence ATGCGCCCATCGTTCACGCTCGGCATTGAAGAGGAGTACCAGACCGTCGATCCTGAAAGCCGGGATCTTCGCTCGCACATCGCCACCGAGATGCTGGCCAAGGGCAGGCTCCGGCTGGAAGAGCGCGTGAAGGCTGAGATGCATCAGTCTGTCGTCGAGGTAGGCACGCGCGTCTGCCGCAATATAGAAGCGGCTCGCGAAGACCTTTACGATCTGCGCCGCAATATGGTCCGGCTGGCCGAAGAACACGGTCTGCTGCTGGTCGCCGGCGCAACGCATCCTTTCGCGGACTGGCGTGTGCAGGAGATCTATCCAGACGACCGCTACAAACGCGTCGTTGAAGATCTGCAGCTTGTCGCCCGCGCCAACCTCATCTTCGGCCTGCACGTCCATGTCGGCATCGAAGACCGCGAGGCGGCGATTCGCATCATGAACTCGATGCGGTATTTTCTGCCGCACATTCTGGCGCTGAGTACAAACTCTCCGTTCTGGCTGGGGATGGAGACCGGCTACAAGAGTTATCGCGCCAAGGTCTTCGAGAACTTTCCGCGGACGAATCTCCCTGACAGCTTCGCGAGCTACTCGGAGTTCGAGAACTACGTCAATCTGCTGATCAAGACCAACACGATCGACAACGCCAAAAAGATCTGGTGGGACGTCCGTCCTCACCCTTTCTTTAATACCGTCGAGGTGCGCATCTGCGACATTCCGCTGCGCGCGGAAGAGTCGATTGCCATCGCCGCGCTGATCCAGGCCACCGCCGCTAAACTCTACAAACTGCACGAAGCTAACGTGGACTTCCGCCAGTACAGCCGCGCGCTGCTGATGGAAAATAAGTTCCGCGCCGTGCGATACGGCCTTGATGGAAAACTGATCGACTTCGGGAAAGAGACCGAGGTCGCCGAGCGGGATCTGATCCGCGAATACCTCGCCTTTGTCGATGACGTTCTGGACGAGTTAGGCTCGCGAGCTGCAGTCGAGGAGCTACACAACATTCTGGAACGGGGTTCCGGCGCCGACCGGCAACTTGCGGTCTTTCGCCAGACCGGCAGCCTGCGCGCTGTCGTCGATTACATGGCGGCGGAGACCAGGGCCGGTCTGTAA
- a CDS encoding glucoamylase family protein has translation MMTEVQGHTELEHLPLTAPVFETEGLPEKPFVSDDVLRQRAQSLLAAWRPVKQDPKDAPDDLGVRLERVTARLSETLRQCEAVADLRKLTPPLELLESSRMLQAVLTEAESSKKNVRRLPRVTVPGDRALPRAMRVAEEYLDAAGGIWSPESLLVFVSVVQTEDPLLLHETIALPFFLRLAQVEFLLDRAREAFTGAMPPIEDSPFSAPLHSLRRLQQFEWSLLTPDMVAFYPVLARDPYGVFLAMDEETRSGYLQRIAALACRSDCSELQVAHIALDLARQAEINPPSDQRLARRLAHVGYYLFEEGFPELENRIGYHPTLVDRVRAALAANREEAYILSIFVVSVLSIAAFIVPLVPNHAFLAVMGTLLLALLPATQGASDLVNNTITAFIRPRALPKLDYTKGIPEDAATFIVVPTLLLNEQQIIDLFDELEARYLSNTDPNLYFGLLTDLPDSEIRPRMEDRNELVDLAVRMTDQLNARYAKDKGGSFLLLHRHRVFNARQGVWMGWERKRGKLLDLNKLLRSEFDSFPVKAGPVSVLKRVRYIITLDSDTQLPRNTAARMIGTMSHPLNQAIIDPRRRIVTRGYGILQPRVGVSVKSASRSRLASLYSGETGFDIYTRAVSDVYQDVFGEGSFTGKGIYEASVLHEVLDRRFPRNVLLSHDLIEGAYVRAGLVTDIEVIDDYPSHYSAHTRRKHRWVRGDWQILQWLFSSVPDESDRMVENPINMISQWKIFDNLRRSLVEPITFILLICGWLFLPGGARYWTFVTLMLLLFPVFVQLAFNIGRAVARRNSEAVIESFRGFWASLGFHLLNLAFLPHHAFLSIDAIMRSLVRRFLTGRKLLEWETAAQAEAARTRSSLDIYLQISPAIAFAIGVVIALHHWKDLFIAGPILILWALTSAITGWLNSPPRKLDAPLSAEDREFLERQALLTWRYYAEFGDERNQWLIPDNVTEENLHQTRTLSPTNLGMLFNARQAALQLGFLTVPEFTRATLGTMATYDRLEKVNGHIYNWINIPTLQAIPPFTISSVDSGNLAASLYALTGGVQDILKQPLLTQTTFSAIRKMMGHEGFPPNQSVAALRDSIRWLVELPSIDAQGEWVLAEAERRRKQLIDYVERYTPWLLPKFESLFHLTVFADPENEIVPALQNAVDYVRSLDERLMHLANAATGADRELAIELRILMPTAMESLVALVHEVQHIANLSGWHANAMRFDFMLEPQRQLLSIGYDGAQKELFPACYDLVASEARIATFLAIAKGDIPQRAWFRLGRSHVIVGGRAALLSWTGTMFEYLMPALWMRHYPDTLITRSMESAIAIQQHHVKGMPWGISESGMATRDPDGRYQYQAWGIPDLALKYGAEDGPVISPYSTFLTLPFIRKHAISNLRWMAQMGWVGDYGFYEAADYRLNQKQPELVRSWMAHHQGMCLLAVTNLLCDNVFQHWFHANAKVRAAELLLHERPLSKPALRELQRTQPQLPTAPVKAVA, from the coding sequence ATGATGACAGAAGTTCAGGGCCATACAGAACTCGAGCACCTGCCTCTCACGGCTCCGGTCTTTGAGACCGAGGGTCTGCCGGAGAAGCCTTTTGTCAGCGACGACGTGTTGCGTCAACGCGCACAGTCGCTCCTGGCAGCCTGGCGACCGGTGAAACAGGATCCTAAGGATGCACCGGACGACCTGGGAGTGCGGCTTGAACGTGTAACGGCACGGTTGAGCGAGACTCTGCGCCAGTGCGAGGCGGTTGCCGATCTCCGTAAGCTCACGCCTCCGCTGGAACTTCTGGAGAGCTCACGCATGCTGCAGGCGGTGCTCACCGAGGCGGAGAGCAGCAAAAAGAATGTACGCCGGCTTCCGCGCGTGACTGTTCCCGGAGATAGAGCGTTGCCCCGCGCCATGCGCGTCGCCGAAGAGTACCTGGACGCGGCAGGAGGCATCTGGTCGCCCGAATCGCTCCTCGTCTTCGTCTCGGTCGTTCAAACCGAAGATCCGCTGCTACTGCACGAGACCATTGCACTTCCGTTCTTTCTACGTCTTGCGCAGGTGGAGTTCCTTCTCGACCGCGCCAGAGAGGCGTTTACCGGCGCCATGCCCCCGATCGAGGACTCGCCCTTCTCCGCGCCGCTTCATTCGCTGCGGCGTCTGCAGCAGTTTGAGTGGTCGTTGCTCACGCCGGATATGGTGGCGTTCTATCCCGTCCTTGCGCGTGATCCCTACGGCGTCTTTCTGGCGATGGATGAAGAGACACGTTCGGGATATCTGCAACGTATTGCCGCTTTGGCATGCCGTTCCGATTGCAGCGAATTGCAGGTAGCCCATATTGCACTTGATCTTGCACGGCAGGCAGAGATCAATCCTCCCTCCGATCAGCGTCTGGCGCGGCGCCTTGCACACGTGGGCTACTACCTCTTTGAAGAAGGTTTCCCGGAGCTGGAGAATCGCATCGGGTATCACCCCACGCTGGTCGATCGTGTGCGCGCCGCGCTGGCAGCCAACCGCGAAGAGGCCTATATCCTCAGCATCTTCGTCGTTTCGGTGCTGTCGATCGCGGCATTCATTGTTCCCCTGGTGCCGAACCATGCGTTTCTGGCGGTGATGGGCACCCTGCTGCTTGCCCTGTTGCCGGCGACGCAGGGGGCCAGCGACCTGGTCAACAACACGATCACCGCCTTTATCCGGCCGCGTGCTCTGCCCAAGCTTGACTACACCAAAGGCATCCCGGAAGATGCGGCGACCTTCATCGTGGTACCGACGCTTCTGCTGAATGAGCAGCAGATCATCGACCTCTTTGATGAGCTGGAGGCGCGCTATCTCTCGAACACCGATCCGAATCTGTATTTCGGTCTGCTGACCGATCTGCCAGACTCTGAGATTCGTCCGCGTATGGAAGACCGCAATGAGCTTGTGGATCTTGCCGTGCGCATGACCGACCAGTTGAACGCGCGCTACGCGAAGGATAAAGGCGGCAGCTTCCTGCTCTTGCACCGGCATCGCGTCTTCAACGCCCGCCAGGGCGTATGGATGGGATGGGAGCGTAAGCGTGGAAAACTGCTCGATCTGAACAAACTGCTGCGAAGCGAGTTCGACAGCTTCCCGGTAAAGGCGGGTCCGGTCAGTGTGCTGAAGCGCGTACGCTACATCATCACGCTCGACTCCGATACCCAACTTCCGCGTAACACTGCCGCACGGATGATCGGCACCATGTCGCATCCACTGAATCAGGCGATCATCGACCCGCGTCGCCGGATCGTTACACGCGGCTATGGCATTCTGCAGCCTCGTGTCGGTGTCAGCGTTAAATCGGCATCGCGTTCGCGGCTTGCGTCCCTCTACTCCGGCGAGACCGGCTTCGATATCTACACACGGGCCGTAAGTGATGTCTATCAGGACGTCTTCGGCGAGGGCAGCTTCACCGGCAAAGGCATCTATGAGGCGTCAGTATTGCACGAGGTGCTTGATCGCCGCTTCCCGCGGAATGTGTTGCTCTCGCACGATCTGATCGAGGGAGCTTATGTTCGCGCCGGCCTGGTAACAGACATTGAGGTCATCGACGACTATCCGTCGCACTACTCGGCGCATACACGCCGGAAACATCGCTGGGTGCGCGGCGACTGGCAGATCCTGCAATGGCTCTTCAGCAGCGTTCCGGATGAGTCGGACCGGATGGTTGAGAACCCCATCAACATGATCTCGCAATGGAAGATCTTCGATAACCTGCGCCGCAGCCTGGTGGAGCCCATCACTTTTATCCTTCTGATCTGCGGCTGGCTCTTCCTGCCCGGAGGCGCCCGCTACTGGACCTTCGTCACCCTGATGCTGCTGCTCTTCCCGGTCTTTGTGCAGCTTGCCTTCAATATCGGCCGCGCCGTGGCACGCCGCAACTCTGAGGCTGTGATCGAGAGCTTCCGAGGCTTCTGGGCCTCACTCGGATTCCATCTCCTCAATCTTGCGTTTCTGCCCCATCACGCATTTCTCTCCATCGATGCCATTATGCGTTCGCTGGTACGGCGCTTCCTCACCGGGCGAAAGCTGCTGGAGTGGGAGACTGCAGCGCAGGCAGAGGCGGCACGCACACGGAGCTCGCTGGATATCTACCTGCAGATCTCTCCCGCCATTGCCTTCGCCATCGGCGTCGTCATTGCGTTGCATCACTGGAAAGATCTCTTCATCGCCGGTCCAATCCTCATCCTCTGGGCACTCACCTCGGCGATCACCGGCTGGCTCAATTCGCCGCCGCGCAAGCTGGATGCTCCTCTGTCGGCAGAGGATCGCGAGTTCCTGGAGCGCCAGGCGCTGCTTACCTGGCGATACTATGCGGAGTTTGGGGACGAGCGGAATCAGTGGCTGATTCCCGACAACGTCACGGAAGAGAATCTGCACCAGACACGCACGCTTTCGCCCACCAATCTGGGCATGCTCTTCAACGCACGCCAGGCAGCCCTGCAGCTCGGCTTCCTTACGGTGCCGGAGTTTACCCGCGCCACGTTAGGCACCATGGCCACTTATGACCGCCTGGAGAAGGTAAACGGTCATATCTATAACTGGATCAACATCCCCACATTGCAGGCGATTCCGCCATTCACCATCTCTTCCGTGGATAGCGGCAACCTGGCAGCCAGTCTTTATGCCCTTACCGGCGGTGTGCAGGACATTCTGAAGCAGCCGCTCCTCACCCAGACAACGTTCTCTGCGATCCGCAAGATGATGGGGCACGAAGGGTTCCCGCCGAATCAGTCTGTCGCGGCGCTGCGTGACAGCATTCGCTGGCTGGTCGAGCTTCCCAGCATCGACGCCCAGGGAGAGTGGGTGCTGGCGGAGGCAGAGCGCCGCCGGAAGCAGCTTATCGACTACGTGGAGCGTTACACCCCCTGGCTGCTGCCGAAGTTCGAGTCGCTGTTTCATCTGACGGTCTTTGCCGATCCAGAGAACGAGATTGTCCCCGCCTTGCAGAATGCCGTGGACTACGTGCGTTCTCTCGACGAGCGCCTGATGCATCTGGCCAATGCTGCGACCGGCGCAGACCGCGAACTGGCAATCGAGCTGCGGATCCTGATGCCGACGGCGATGGAGTCTCTTGTCGCCCTGGTGCACGAGGTGCAGCACATCGCCAATCTCAGCGGCTGGCATGCCAACGCCATGCGCTTCGACTTCATGCTGGAGCCGCAGCGCCAGCTTCTCTCCATCGGATACGACGGAGCACAAAAGGAACTCTTTCCGGCCTGCTATGACCTCGTCGCCTCTGAGGCGCGTATCGCCACCTTCCTGGCCATTGCCAAAGGCGATATCCCGCAGCGGGCGTGGTTCCGTCTGGGCCGCTCCCATGTCATCGTGGGCGGCCGGGCGGCTTTGCTCTCCTGGACGGGCACGATGTTTGAATACCTGATGCCCGCTCTGTGGATGCGCCACTATCCCGATACGCTGATCACGCGATCGATGGAGTCTGCCATCGCCATTCAGCAACATCACGTCAAAGGCATGCCCTGGGGCATCTCGGAGAGCGGCATGGCGACACGCGATCCCGACGGACGCTATCAGTACCAGGCGTGGGGCATTCCTGACCTGGCACTGAAGTATGGAGCCGAAGATGGACCGGTTATCTCGCCCTATTCCACCTTCCTGACGTTGCCGTTTATCCGCAAGCATGCGATTTCCAACCTGCGGTGGATGGCGCAGATGGGCTGGGTCGGTGATTACGGATTCTATGAGGCGGCCGACTATCGGTTGAATCAAAAGCAGCCCGAGCTGGTACGGAGCTGGATGGCTCATCACCAGGGCATGTGCCTGCTTGCAGTCACCAACCTGCTTTGCGACAACGTCTTCCAGCACTGGTTCCATGCGAATGCCAAAGTGCGTGCCGCGGAGCTGCTGCTGCACGAGCGCCCACTCAGCAAGCCGGCCCTGCGGGAGCTTCAGCGTACGCAACCACAGCTTCCCACGGCTCCGGTGAAGGCCGTGGCCTGA
- a CDS encoding DUF6572 domain-containing protein has product MVDEPNKVDQVSVTSDGAYVLTIKDHWDWEVDFDHVQVLEDKLNAYLSFIEGGQMEELYPASVRLPLEIDIQFQFAPSELGLQFLDAAKKTIEEGGYKLTWNIATQADA; this is encoded by the coding sequence ATGGTTGATGAACCCAACAAGGTAGATCAGGTCTCCGTCACCAGCGACGGAGCTTACGTGCTCACCATCAAGGACCACTGGGACTGGGAAGTGGACTTCGATCACGTGCAGGTGTTGGAGGACAAACTGAACGCCTATCTCAGCTTTATCGAGGGCGGCCAGATGGAGGAGCTTTATCCTGCGTCGGTCCGATTGCCGCTGGAGATCGACATCCAGTTCCAGTTCGCTCCCAGCGAGCTGGGGCTCCAGTTCCTTGACGCCGCGAAGAAAACCATCGAAGAGGGTGGCTACAAACTCACCTGGAACATCGCTACGCAAGCCGATGCCTGA